From a single Pseudoalteromonas nigrifaciens genomic region:
- a CDS encoding 4'-phosphopantetheinyl transferase family protein: MSSLYFKNTLQINQPFSNNKSPILLFDAKTLDISQYNLPDYLSPFELQIINRRKSVSAKQEYLATRLLLKYLVITSHPNMAGIKPCNISSEFNLQTSKLALHINNSHTVINTCISHSNGFVGAALNPTKAQFGFDIEKISTKRPFEKLAKHFYHTDEIALITKPANAEDQAKHFFRIWTLKEALAKATSRPIAKLLSPNVFTELTCSQLNASSAVVGKFDISVVSEKSTDWQCSLINLAVLGRAIAL, translated from the coding sequence ATGAGTTCACTTTACTTTAAAAACACCCTGCAAATTAATCAGCCTTTTAGTAACAATAAAAGCCCTATTTTATTGTTTGACGCTAAAACGCTCGATATAAGCCAATATAATTTGCCTGATTATTTAAGCCCTTTTGAGCTGCAAATAATAAACCGCCGTAAAAGTGTATCGGCCAAGCAAGAATATTTAGCCACGCGATTATTACTTAAGTATTTAGTTATAACCTCGCACCCTAATATGGCGGGCATTAAGCCGTGTAATATAAGTTCAGAGTTTAACCTACAAACAAGTAAATTAGCGCTACACATTAATAACAGCCACACCGTTATTAATACCTGTATATCGCATTCTAATGGTTTTGTTGGCGCTGCACTTAACCCTACAAAAGCCCAGTTTGGTTTCGATATTGAAAAAATAAGCACAAAGCGCCCATTTGAAAAGCTCGCAAAGCATTTTTATCATACCGATGAAATTGCGCTGATCACCAAGCCTGCCAATGCAGAGGATCAAGCTAAACACTTTTTTAGAATTTGGACCTTAAAAGAAGCGCTCGCTAAAGCCACTAGCCGCCCTATTGCCAAGTTGCTAAGCCCTAATGTGTTTACTGAGTTAACTTGCTCACAGCTTAATGCCAGCAGTGCTGTGGTGGGTAAGTTTGATATAAGTGTAGTGAGTGAAAAAAGCACTGACTGGCAGTGCTCTCTTATTAATTTAGCTGTATTAGGCCGCGCAATCGCTCTCTAA
- a CDS encoding sodium-dependent transporter — translation MTQVRDGFQSRLGFVLAAAGAAVGLGNIWGFPTQAANHGGGAFLLVYFIVIFLLALPALYTELYLGYYAQANPVKALRQAWQNKAPKVGAAAGYIGLGGAIVMLSFYSIVAGWMLSYAIEPVTTFLGFSGASEFLHSDSALRNFVFTPLMLILTASIILKGVKSGIETWSRRLMPVLLVLLIGLIIYIATLDGASDGFAAYLIPDFSQILDPNLIIAAMGQAFFSLSLGVGCMMIYGSYLKPGANLPKLTASVALLDTSVAFLAGLLIVPAIYVAQHNGVEVFSNGKLIGEGQLIFAILPALFSTMGDIGLLVGLLFFVLMSIASVTSTISTTEIPVAFLVENHGVDRTKATWLVSGVVLVFASLIILNFDWLFGLVIMVFTQYQLPLMGLFYFVTVGWLWQRGNKLHQATSGAHYWFAQYIRFVCPILMTLVFANVAFSS, via the coding sequence ATGACACAAGTGCGTGATGGTTTTCAAAGTCGACTTGGTTTTGTATTGGCCGCCGCTGGCGCAGCGGTAGGTTTAGGTAATATATGGGGTTTTCCTACGCAGGCTGCTAATCATGGTGGCGGTGCTTTTTTACTGGTTTACTTTATTGTTATATTTTTACTTGCTTTGCCGGCTTTATATACCGAGCTGTATTTAGGGTATTACGCCCAAGCTAATCCGGTAAAAGCACTTAGGCAAGCATGGCAAAATAAAGCCCCTAAAGTAGGCGCGGCTGCAGGTTATATTGGCCTTGGCGGCGCTATTGTAATGCTTAGCTTTTATTCAATAGTGGCGGGGTGGATGCTGTCGTATGCTATTGAACCCGTAACTACATTTTTAGGCTTTAGCGGCGCTAGCGAATTTTTACACAGCGACTCTGCGCTGCGTAATTTTGTGTTTACCCCACTTATGCTTATTTTAACCGCGAGTATTATTTTAAAAGGGGTTAAATCGGGTATTGAAACCTGGTCACGGCGTTTAATGCCGGTGCTACTAGTATTGCTAATTGGTTTAATTATTTATATTGCAACGCTAGATGGTGCAAGTGATGGCTTTGCAGCGTATTTAATACCTGATTTTAGCCAAATACTCGACCCTAACTTAATTATTGCAGCTATGGGGCAAGCCTTTTTCTCCTTATCGCTAGGTGTGGGCTGTATGATGATTTACGGCTCGTATTTAAAACCCGGTGCTAACTTACCAAAACTGACTGCCAGCGTAGCACTACTCGATACCAGTGTGGCCTTTTTAGCTGGTTTACTTATTGTGCCTGCTATTTATGTGGCGCAGCACAACGGCGTAGAAGTATTTAGTAACGGTAAATTAATTGGCGAAGGGCAGCTTATTTTTGCCATTTTACCAGCGTTATTCAGCACCATGGGCGATATTGGCTTATTGGTTGGTTTATTGTTTTTTGTATTAATGTCGATAGCCTCGGTTACTTCTACTATATCAACCACCGAAATTCCGGTGGCGTTTTTAGTCGAAAACCACGGCGTTGATCGCACTAAAGCTACGTGGCTGGTTAGTGGCGTAGTGCTAGTGTTTGCCAGCTTAATAATACTTAATTTTGATTGGTTATTTGGCTTGGTTATTATGGTATTTACCCAGTACCAATTACCGTTAATGGGGCTGTTTTACTTTGTTACAGTGGGCTGGTTATGGCAGCGCGGTAACAAATTACACCAAGCAACTAGCGGCGCGCATTACTGGTTTGCTCAGTACATACGTTTTGTTTGCCCAATATTAATGACCTTGGTATTTGCCAATGTGGCATTTAGTAGTTAA
- a CDS encoding glutathione peroxidase: MDSIYQFNAECCNKALFSFKQLKGKTLLIVNIASECHFSAQLTALEKLYQQYKNSGFTILAFPCNQFGQKEPLDNLAINSFYQAQFNTTFEIFAKVMVNGPEAHPLFNYLKLHTRGISQGRVIKWNFTKFLINSQGQLVSRYAPRTKPETLKQAIENQLLLTAR; this comes from the coding sequence ATGGATAGTATTTATCAATTTAATGCAGAATGCTGTAACAAGGCGCTTTTTTCTTTTAAGCAGTTAAAAGGCAAAACGCTACTTATTGTAAATATTGCCAGTGAATGTCATTTTTCGGCGCAGTTAACCGCTTTAGAAAAACTGTATCAGCAGTATAAAAACAGTGGATTTACCATTTTAGCGTTTCCGTGCAATCAATTTGGCCAAAAGGAGCCGCTTGATAATTTAGCCATTAACAGCTTTTATCAAGCGCAATTTAATACTACATTTGAAATATTTGCTAAAGTAATGGTAAACGGCCCAGAAGCTCACCCCTTGTTTAATTACTTAAAACTGCACACCAGAGGTATTTCGCAAGGACGAGTAATAAAGTGGAACTTCACTAAATTTTTAATTAATTCGCAAGGCCAACTTGTTTCTCGTTATGCGCCGCGCACCAAGCCAGAAACATTAAAGCAGGCAATTGAAAATCAGTTATTGCTAACAGCTAGATAA
- a CDS encoding NAD(P)-dependent oxidoreductase, translating into MSMKVAFIGLGVMGYPMAGHLAKAGHSVCVYNRTQAKAQKWANEFSGSFAATPREAVNDADIVFMCVGNDDDLRSVVYGENGVLAGIKAGSILVDHTTTSATVAREVAAKAALLKVDFTDAPVSGGQAGAENGVLTVMAGGSEAVFAKVQPVMTAFSRFSQLLGGVGSGQLCKMVNQICIAGAVQGLAEGLHFAKQAGLDGEKVIETISKGAAGSWQMENRYKTMWAGEYDFGFAVDWMRKDLGIALNEAKNNGATLAMTATVDGYYADVQALGGGRYDTSSLLARIEAQHKK; encoded by the coding sequence ATGTCAATGAAAGTAGCATTTATAGGTTTAGGCGTAATGGGTTACCCAATGGCGGGGCATTTAGCAAAAGCAGGGCACAGTGTGTGCGTTTATAACCGTACTCAAGCTAAAGCTCAAAAGTGGGCTAACGAATTTAGCGGCAGCTTTGCAGCTACTCCACGCGAAGCTGTAAACGATGCCGACATTGTATTTATGTGTGTGGGTAACGACGACGATTTACGCTCGGTAGTATATGGCGAAAATGGAGTATTAGCCGGTATTAAAGCGGGCAGTATTTTGGTCGATCATACCACTACTTCAGCAACAGTGGCACGCGAAGTGGCAGCAAAAGCAGCGTTATTAAAAGTCGACTTTACTGACGCGCCAGTATCGGGAGGCCAAGCTGGCGCCGAAAATGGCGTGCTTACGGTAATGGCTGGTGGCAGCGAAGCTGTATTTGCCAAAGTGCAGCCTGTTATGACGGCATTTAGTCGTTTTAGCCAATTGTTAGGTGGCGTAGGCTCAGGGCAATTATGTAAAATGGTTAATCAAATTTGTATTGCGGGTGCAGTACAGGGCTTAGCCGAAGGCTTACATTTTGCAAAGCAAGCAGGGCTTGATGGTGAAAAAGTAATAGAAACTATTTCTAAAGGCGCAGCCGGTTCGTGGCAAATGGAAAACCGTTACAAAACCATGTGGGCAGGGGAATACGACTTTGGTTTTGCAGTTGATTGGATGCGTAAAGACTTAGGCATAGCGCTTAATGAGGCTAAAAATAACGGCGCAACGCTAGCAATGACAGCCACAGTAGATGGGTACTACGCCGACGTGCAAGCATTAGGCGGTGGCCGCTACGATACATCAAGCTTACTTGCACGCATTGAAGCACAGCATAAAAAATAA
- the sbcB gene encoding exodeoxyribonuclease I has translation MSEPTYHEIQPTIYWHDYETWGASPQKDKPSQFAGVRTDLDLNIIGEPLIEYCKPQADYLPHPEACLITGITPQVAMKKGLVEAEFIAKIHAQFSVPNTCVAGYNSIRFDDEVSRYSFYRNFYDPYEREYKNNNSRWDIIDLVRACYALRPEGIEWPLKEDGSPSFKLEHLTVANGIEHAAAHDALSDVTATIALAKLIKDKQPKLYNFFFSLRGKKALAELVDVFNMTPLVHTSSRIPATQGCTSWVAPMSFHPVNKNAVICFDLTQSPQVLIDLSVEQLRKRLYTKRIDLAEDELPVGLKLVHLNKCPILAPAKTLLPENAARLGIDREQCLKNLAVLKANSELRDKVTEVFNEQGDYSATTNVDYLLYDGFTSHADKAKFAIIRDAKPEDLADLKLDFENKKFNTLLFRYRARNWPQTLNQQELDQWRQYCQNKLMHGEDQPSINAQDFMITLENLAHEHDDSEKNLTILKALYNYAQSM, from the coding sequence ATGAGCGAACCAACATACCACGAAATACAACCTACAATATACTGGCACGACTACGAGACTTGGGGGGCTAGTCCGCAAAAGGATAAGCCGAGCCAGTTTGCGGGTGTTCGTACCGATCTTGATTTGAATATTATTGGTGAGCCGCTTATTGAATACTGTAAACCGCAGGCGGATTACTTGCCGCATCCTGAGGCGTGTTTAATTACCGGCATTACGCCACAAGTGGCGATGAAAAAAGGCTTGGTTGAGGCTGAATTTATAGCAAAAATTCATGCACAATTTAGTGTGCCAAATACCTGTGTTGCCGGTTATAACAGTATTCGCTTTGATGACGAAGTAAGCCGTTATAGCTTTTATCGTAACTTTTACGATCCGTACGAGCGCGAATACAAAAACAACAACAGCCGTTGGGATATTATTGATTTAGTGCGTGCTTGTTATGCACTGCGCCCAGAGGGCATTGAATGGCCGTTAAAAGAAGACGGTAGCCCAAGCTTTAAGTTAGAGCATTTAACCGTTGCCAACGGTATTGAACACGCTGCGGCGCACGATGCACTAAGCGATGTAACCGCTACTATTGCACTGGCTAAACTAATAAAAGACAAGCAGCCGAAGCTGTATAACTTCTTTTTTAGTTTACGTGGTAAAAAAGCCTTAGCTGAGTTGGTTGATGTATTTAACATGACCCCGCTCGTACATACCAGCTCACGCATTCCAGCAACGCAAGGCTGTACTAGCTGGGTTGCACCTATGAGCTTTCATCCGGTAAATAAAAATGCCGTAATTTGTTTTGATTTAACTCAAAGCCCACAAGTACTTATTGATTTAAGTGTTGAGCAATTACGTAAACGTTTATATACCAAGCGTATTGATTTAGCTGAAGACGAATTACCCGTAGGCTTAAAACTAGTGCATTTAAACAAGTGCCCTATTTTAGCACCTGCTAAAACGTTATTACCTGAAAATGCAGCGCGTTTAGGCATTGACCGCGAGCAATGTTTAAAAAACTTGGCGGTGTTAAAAGCCAATAGCGAGTTGCGCGATAAAGTAACTGAGGTGTTTAACGAACAAGGCGATTACAGCGCAACAACTAACGTTGACTATTTACTTTACGATGGGTTTACTAGCCATGCAGATAAAGCTAAATTTGCGATTATTCGCGATGCAAAACCCGAAGACTTAGCCGATTTAAAACTCGATTTTGAAAATAAAAAGTTTAATACTTTATTGTTTAGATACCGCGCTCGTAACTGGCCGCAAACGCTTAACCAGCAAGAGCTGGATCAATGGCGTCAGTATTGTCAAAACAAGTTAATGCACGGGGAAGATCAACCCTCAATTAACGCTCAAGACTTTATGATCACACTTGAGAATTTAGCCCATGAGCACGACGACAGTGAAAAAAACCTAACCATTTTAAAAGCCTTATATAACTACGCACAAAGCATGTAG
- a CDS encoding tyrosine-type recombinase/integrase, protein MAISDTKLRKLLDKNQTPCVLSHRDSLSVRVSAKGTITWQYRCRVDNKQVIISLGRYPGLSIKEAQDYIPLLQNWLSQDKDPRIELKLMRNQAKGLPTMAKVATDWLNKKVPDLKEKTQTLYANQVGKWIVPLLNDEAMPLDLMTIKDWFTYFDKVKEQGSAKTAGTILVRIKSIIGWAEKRGEAKPFNPVLTLNVNDVGEQATIGQRVMRFDEIAKLWIQIESSKATPATKACLQLIYITGARQSEVRLAKWEHFDFDNNIWTVPPENSKTNQAIRRPISKKMHSILNTLAMVYGKSGYLIPGNNPRKPVTTHSINRYCCRMWDHLFTKYKTPKFLPHDARRSISTLLSENGIAPHVTEKMLGHTMRGVMAIYNKHDWIKEQAEGYELYCQLIENSIKVELAKALPV, encoded by the coding sequence ATGGCAATCAGTGACACCAAATTAAGAAAGCTGCTAGATAAAAATCAAACACCGTGCGTATTATCGCATAGAGACAGTTTAAGTGTAAGAGTATCAGCCAAAGGCACAATCACTTGGCAGTATCGTTGTCGCGTGGATAACAAACAAGTAATAATATCGCTTGGCCGTTATCCGGGGCTAAGCATAAAAGAAGCGCAAGACTACATACCACTACTTCAAAACTGGCTAAGCCAAGATAAAGACCCACGAATCGAACTAAAGCTTATGCGCAACCAAGCCAAAGGTTTACCAACAATGGCAAAAGTGGCAACCGATTGGTTAAATAAAAAAGTACCCGACCTAAAAGAAAAAACCCAAACTTTATACGCAAACCAAGTGGGCAAATGGATAGTGCCGCTTTTAAATGACGAAGCAATGCCACTCGACCTAATGACCATAAAAGACTGGTTTACCTATTTTGATAAAGTAAAAGAACAGGGTAGCGCTAAAACAGCCGGCACAATATTAGTGCGCATAAAATCAATAATAGGCTGGGCAGAAAAACGCGGTGAAGCAAAACCATTTAATCCAGTACTAACCTTAAACGTAAACGACGTAGGCGAACAAGCAACAATAGGCCAGCGCGTAATGCGCTTTGATGAAATAGCAAAACTGTGGATACAAATAGAAAGCTCAAAAGCCACACCAGCAACCAAAGCATGTTTGCAATTAATTTATATAACAGGTGCTAGGCAATCAGAAGTTCGCTTGGCCAAGTGGGAGCATTTCGACTTTGATAACAACATTTGGACAGTACCGCCCGAAAACTCAAAAACAAACCAAGCCATACGCAGGCCAATATCTAAAAAAATGCACAGCATATTAAATACACTCGCCATGGTTTACGGCAAAAGCGGCTATTTAATACCAGGCAATAACCCGCGCAAACCAGTAACCACCCACAGCATAAACCGTTATTGCTGCAGAATGTGGGATCACCTATTTACTAAGTACAAAACACCCAAGTTTTTACCACACGACGCCCGCCGCTCAATATCAACATTGCTCAGTGAAAACGGCATAGCACCACACGTAACCGAAAAAATGCTAGGCCACACAATGCGCGGAGTAATGGCAATTTATAATAAACACGATTGGATAAAAGAGCAGGCCGAAGGGTACGAGTTATATTGCCAGCTAATCGAAAACTCGATAAAAGTAGAATTAGCCAAAGCATTGCCTGTATAA
- a CDS encoding WYL domain-containing protein has protein sequence MDYTYFQNEKGNFTAKKLPTAKGKFISIKDESDQADFQDEIKEHKPRTIDEFITGYGYYYDDSTIYDVDLETFEEAIQKNKGNWLGDKKWLSTYWAELLDYVIDLEDGGVTFKNDWSLVSDIDAEELISTGLFQFSKSFTAAQWKVMLKKNKVNALRQLAEELEINADQKKEPLVNELTKVALKQSEKINTEIVHLQVSIKPMAELKESLKWAVDTYINDIQQALKSFDYPKMYIKAVWEHINPYNNKTHLGKLVSQEIKNIENSNSLGAPINNQESWIDAKTKHTLKPAIKIAFEYTNQENEATRRELRLDAIMFENGLTYFYGFCYLANATRTFRADRIEKDIAIVETGELISVEQLIKQQLEGLNNHSNENPLAKSVIQKANAQNKEKSSLFNNNQKQSPTNNQAPQKPSKSSVIVGWLLGLAAIGGAGSNFENKEFFAGMMCFFAIFLVIPPILNKLNAKNKKMAEEKGAISSNLTQKSANIFGLILILIAAFIGS, from the coding sequence GTGGATTACACATATTTTCAAAATGAAAAAGGCAACTTTACTGCTAAAAAATTACCTACTGCAAAAGGTAAGTTCATCAGCATTAAAGATGAAAGCGATCAAGCGGACTTTCAAGATGAAATAAAAGAGCATAAGCCAAGAACAATTGATGAATTCATTACCGGTTATGGTTATTACTATGATGACTCAACGATATACGATGTTGACTTAGAAACATTTGAAGAAGCAATACAGAAAAACAAAGGCAACTGGCTAGGAGATAAAAAGTGGTTAAGCACTTACTGGGCAGAGTTGCTAGATTACGTAATTGATCTAGAAGATGGAGGGGTAACTTTTAAAAATGATTGGAGTTTAGTAAGCGATATAGATGCAGAAGAGCTTATTAGCACCGGTTTATTTCAATTTAGTAAAAGCTTTACTGCTGCACAGTGGAAAGTAATGCTAAAGAAAAACAAAGTAAATGCGCTTAGGCAGCTTGCCGAAGAGCTAGAAATTAATGCAGACCAAAAAAAAGAGCCACTAGTAAACGAGTTAACCAAGGTAGCACTTAAGCAGTCGGAAAAAATCAACACAGAAATAGTGCATTTACAAGTTTCAATTAAGCCAATGGCAGAGCTAAAAGAATCTCTTAAATGGGCTGTAGATACTTACATTAATGACATTCAGCAAGCACTTAAATCATTTGACTACCCTAAAATGTATATTAAGGCAGTGTGGGAGCATATAAACCCTTACAACAACAAAACACATTTAGGGAAACTGGTATCACAAGAAATAAAAAATATTGAAAATAGCAACAGCTTGGGTGCGCCAATAAACAACCAAGAATCATGGATTGATGCCAAAACAAAGCACACACTAAAGCCAGCAATAAAAATTGCTTTTGAATATACCAACCAAGAAAACGAAGCGACAAGAAGAGAGTTAAGGCTTGACGCAATAATGTTCGAAAACGGACTAACTTACTTTTATGGTTTTTGCTACCTTGCTAACGCAACGCGCACATTCAGAGCCGATAGAATAGAAAAAGACATAGCCATAGTAGAAACCGGTGAGCTAATAAGCGTAGAGCAACTAATAAAACAACAGTTAGAAGGATTAAATAATCACAGCAACGAAAACCCATTAGCAAAGTCGGTTATTCAAAAAGCGAACGCCCAAAATAAAGAAAAAAGCAGTTTATTCAACAACAATCAAAAGCAAAGCCCAACAAACAACCAAGCACCGCAAAAGCCAAGTAAAAGCAGCGTCATTGTTGGGTGGTTATTAGGTTTAGCGGCAATTGGAGGTGCAGGCTCAAACTTTGAAAACAAAGAGTTTTTTGCTGGGATGATGTGCTTTTTCGCAATATTTTTAGTGATCCCGCCAATATTAAATAAATTAAACGCTAAAAATAAAAAAATGGCAGAAGAAAAAGGCGCAATTAGCTCAAACTTAACCCAAAAATCAGCAAATATATTTGGTTTAATCCTCATACTAATTGCAGCTTTTATTGGCAGCTAA
- a CDS encoding LexA family protein → MDLGKRVEKKRVQLGMTQAQLGLMAGLAQNSIHNIESGETKRPRKIDALAEALNCTPEYLLFGIGETQDGEKSINSNVSLGPTLKAAVPLISWVQAGAWSEISEIKEYDADRYLCPVKCSDQTFALKVHGVSMEPKFYEGDLIFVDPEAECVHGSYVVARLDDNNEATFKQLIIESGQKFLKAANPNWPEQLIPINGNCTLVGKIIFAGKSF, encoded by the coding sequence ATGGATTTAGGTAAAAGAGTAGAAAAAAAACGTGTTCAGTTAGGGATGACGCAAGCGCAATTAGGTCTAATGGCGGGCTTAGCACAAAACTCTATTCACAATATTGAATCTGGAGAAACAAAACGCCCTCGTAAAATAGACGCCCTCGCGGAAGCTCTAAACTGCACTCCAGAATACTTACTGTTTGGTATTGGTGAAACTCAAGACGGTGAAAAGAGTATCAATAGCAATGTTTCATTAGGGCCTACGCTTAAAGCGGCTGTGCCATTAATAAGCTGGGTACAAGCGGGGGCATGGTCTGAAATAAGTGAAATAAAAGAATATGATGCAGACCGTTATTTATGCCCTGTAAAGTGCAGCGATCAAACATTTGCGCTAAAAGTTCATGGCGTGAGTATGGAGCCTAAGTTTTACGAAGGTGATTTAATATTTGTAGACCCAGAGGCTGAGTGCGTTCACGGTTCATACGTAGTAGCGCGTTTAGATGACAACAACGAAGCCACCTTCAAGCAGCTAATAATTGAAAGCGGCCAAAAGTTTTTAAAAGCCGCTAACCCTAACTGGCCTGAGCAACTAATACCGATAAACGGCAATTGCACGTTGGTGGGTAAAATAATATTTGCTGGTAAGTCGTTTTAG
- a CDS encoding YdaS family helix-turn-helix protein, with amino-acid sequence MSAVERAIEIIGGQTKAAKLLNTKQNIIWYWLNRHCQAPAKYITRISELTNGQVTVDELLADHVKTDKESAA; translated from the coding sequence ATGAGCGCCGTAGAAAGAGCGATAGAAATAATTGGTGGTCAGACAAAAGCCGCCAAGTTATTAAACACAAAACAAAACATTATCTGGTACTGGCTTAATCGCCATTGCCAAGCCCCAGCGAAATACATTACCCGTATTTCAGAGCTAACAAACGGCCAAGTAACAGTAGATGAGTTACTAGCCGACCACGTTAAAACCGACAAGGAGAGCGCAGCATGA
- a CDS encoding helix-turn-helix transcriptional regulator gives MSNEQQIIMLDIHPDAKAMLFALLQENNQLRAELEEQKDRLVNSAEAMEVLGCAHAKFWKLNKMAGFPKPVQFGKSNYYRINELIAFRTKYQQNVNN, from the coding sequence ATGAGCAACGAACAGCAAATAATTATGCTCGATATTCACCCAGACGCAAAAGCAATGTTGTTTGCACTACTGCAAGAAAACAACCAATTGCGCGCTGAGCTTGAAGAGCAAAAAGACCGCTTAGTAAACAGCGCAGAAGCCATGGAAGTTTTAGGCTGTGCCCATGCCAAGTTTTGGAAACTCAATAAAATGGCTGGGTTTCCAAAACCGGTGCAATTTGGCAAAAGCAACTACTACCGCATAAACGAGCTAATAGCATTTAGAACCAAGTACCAACAAAACGTGAATAACTAG